In a genomic window of Myxococcales bacterium:
- a CDS encoding RHS repeat protein, whose amino-acid sequence MTWPRAEATRYDYDAIGRLVRIDGPLDNNEAYDVVETEYHGAGPDLGHVRYSRRFSGTEWVHTTFTTEYLEYDLRGIPHRIVGPDGVETRLATPDGLSWTATEDATGSPVVSTIELNPDGSVRSQVDADGVCLTYQIDARAARMITKRSDLSVCGVLPIDLDHGDVIIIEHAPGDPGRTQRIEQRRDGEVVQLLDGFRYDDGRRLVGVPGANVSGEFVTTYTDALMSQITAPGWPSDGAWRSSVEADELARPTALRRLKGDGTAAVTRLLYDSAWDGTPTQVTHGQDTAIAQLSSFRYDDFDRLVEATTPDAGTTRWEHDGAGRRIFERVGVGTPDEQTTRTSYDSLGRVLAVERDVDASAGSTCGTAPDGTPLANETYVYDDCSYEYHPDPSFRCERPLGRLAVARRDLYCQGGEAVAQVRWYQYGPTGRLMGTRTSLRRPSYDGESGLDYAWSPGGRLLRYAIIGTDQGTRYTSATGA is encoded by the coding sequence GTGACCTGGCCCCGCGCCGAGGCCACCCGGTACGACTACGATGCCATCGGCCGCTTGGTGCGCATCGATGGCCCTCTCGACAACAACGAGGCCTACGACGTGGTCGAGACCGAGTACCACGGCGCCGGCCCCGACCTCGGACACGTCAGGTATTCTCGACGCTTCAGCGGCACAGAGTGGGTGCACACCACGTTCACGACTGAGTACCTGGAATACGACCTCCGCGGCATACCTCATCGCATTGTGGGGCCGGACGGGGTCGAGACGCGCCTCGCCACGCCCGACGGCCTATCCTGGACAGCGACCGAGGACGCCACAGGCTCGCCGGTCGTGTCGACGATCGAGCTCAACCCGGACGGCAGCGTGCGCAGCCAGGTGGACGCCGACGGCGTCTGCCTTACCTACCAGATCGACGCACGCGCCGCGCGCATGATCACCAAGCGAAGCGACCTGAGTGTGTGCGGCGTCCTTCCCATCGACCTCGACCACGGGGACGTCATCATCATCGAGCATGCGCCCGGCGATCCCGGCCGCACGCAGCGCATCGAGCAACGTCGCGATGGCGAGGTGGTGCAGCTCCTCGACGGGTTCCGCTACGACGACGGCCGCAGGCTGGTCGGGGTACCCGGCGCCAACGTCTCGGGCGAATTCGTCACCACCTACACCGACGCGCTGATGTCGCAGATCACCGCGCCGGGCTGGCCCTCTGACGGCGCCTGGAGGTCCAGCGTGGAGGCGGACGAACTCGCTCGCCCGACCGCGTTGCGTCGTCTCAAGGGCGATGGCACAGCTGCCGTCACCCGCCTGCTCTACGACTCGGCGTGGGACGGTACGCCGACGCAGGTGACCCACGGCCAGGACACCGCGATCGCGCAGCTGAGCAGCTTCCGCTACGACGACTTCGATCGACTCGTCGAAGCCACCACTCCCGACGCCGGCACGACCCGTTGGGAGCACGACGGCGCTGGCCGCCGCATCTTCGAACGGGTCGGGGTCGGCACACCCGACGAGCAGACCACCCGCACCAGCTATGACAGTCTCGGGCGCGTGCTCGCGGTCGAACGTGACGTCGACGCCAGCGCCGGCAGCACCTGCGGCACCGCCCCCGACGGCACGCCGCTGGCCAACGAGACCTACGTCTACGATGACTGTAGCTACGAGTACCACCCCGACCCCTCGTTCCGCTGCGAACGGCCGCTGGGGCGCCTCGCGGTTGCCCGCCGCGACCTGTACTGTCAGGGTGGAGAAGCCGTGGCGCAGGTCCGTTGGTACCAGTACGGCCCGACCGGGCGGCTCATGGGCACCCGGACGTCGCTACGCAGGCCGAGCTACGACGGTGAGAGCGGCCTCGACTATGCTTGGTCGCCGGGTGGTCGGCTGCTGAGGTACGCCATCATCGGGACCGATCAGGGCACGCGGTACACCTCGGCCACCGGGGCGTGA
- a CDS encoding PhoH family protein encodes MFAFADNNVVIPIYVLEEIDTFKKDQTELGRNARQVARLLDEHRVDGGLSKPQKMENGGTVRVAMAKSPPKNPSYDSRSMDQRILEIAREVRDDDPEVPAILVTKDVNMRIRGDALGLQCVDYDTEQISIDELYAGHREISAAPGTIDALYADGGVPVTVEGGLYPNEFVLLKDDTTGKSALARNDKPSGKVVPVKKLREGVWGIRPRNKEQHYALDLLLNDDIKLVTLVGKAGTGKTLLAIAAGLQKVTEEDVYQKLLVSRPIFPLGRDIGYLPGDIEEKLNPWMQPIYDNLELLLGLNRSDKKEGRSYAELVDLGFVQVEPLTYIRGRSLPNVYMIVDEAQNLTPHEVKTIITRAGEGTKIILTGDPYQIDHPYLDASNNGLTTVAERFKPEAIAGHITLAKGERSPLAELATQVL; translated from the coding sequence ATGTTCGCGTTCGCGGACAACAACGTCGTCATCCCGATCTACGTGCTGGAGGAGATCGACACGTTCAAGAAGGACCAGACCGAGCTGGGCCGCAACGCCCGCCAGGTCGCGCGCCTGCTCGACGAGCACCGCGTCGACGGTGGCCTCTCCAAGCCGCAGAAGATGGAGAACGGCGGCACGGTGCGGGTGGCGATGGCCAAGAGCCCGCCCAAGAACCCCAGCTACGACTCGCGGTCGATGGACCAGCGCATCCTCGAGATCGCGCGCGAGGTCCGGGACGACGACCCCGAGGTGCCGGCGATCCTGGTCACCAAGGACGTCAACATGCGCATCCGCGGGGATGCGCTGGGGCTGCAGTGCGTCGACTACGACACCGAGCAGATCTCGATCGACGAGCTCTACGCCGGCCACCGGGAGATCTCGGCCGCGCCCGGCACGATCGACGCGCTCTACGCCGACGGCGGCGTGCCGGTGACGGTCGAGGGCGGCCTCTACCCCAACGAGTTCGTCCTGCTCAAGGACGACACCACCGGCAAGAGCGCGCTGGCGCGCAACGACAAGCCCAGCGGCAAGGTCGTGCCGGTCAAGAAGCTGCGCGAGGGCGTCTGGGGCATCCGCCCGCGCAACAAGGAGCAGCACTACGCGCTCGATCTGCTGCTCAACGACGACATCAAGCTGGTGACGCTGGTCGGCAAGGCCGGCACCGGCAAGACGCTCCTGGCGATCGCCGCCGGCCTGCAGAAGGTCACCGAGGAGGACGTCTACCAGAAGCTGCTGGTGAGCCGCCCGATCTTCCCGCTCGGCCGCGACATCGGCTACCTGCCCGGCGACATCGAGGAGAAGCTCAACCCGTGGATGCAGCCCATCTACGACAACCTCGAGCTCCTGCTCGGCCTCAACCGCTCCGACAAGAAGGAGGGCCGCAGCTACGCCGAGCTGGTCGATCTGGGGTTCGTGCAGGTCGAGCCGCTGACGTACATCCGCGGCCGGTCGCTGCCCAACGTCTACATGATCGTCGACGAGGCCCAGAACCTGACGCCGCACGAGGTCAAGACGATCATCACCCGCGCCGGCGAGGGCACGAAGATCATCCTGACCGGCGACCCGTACCAGATCGATCACCCGTACCTGGACGCGTCGAACAACGGCCTCACGACCGTGGCCGAGCGGTTCAAGCCCGAGGCGATCGCCGGCCACATCACGCTGGCCAAGGGCGAGCGCAGCCCGCTGGCCGAGCTCGCGACCCAGGTGCTGTGA
- a CDS encoding AI-2E family transporter: protein MTQGPPRVPPWLLIAMVLAGAAMFAPFWTWLVLAVWVGQLGRRMVPPLTRLTGRSQRAAAVLTAALIALLVVPIGLIVGTLIGDAIVLARRLVASPEVRQVFEKLVTRGATDGDSNDPFKLLVEHGDRAWNLVSVVFTVATKMLLGLFVFLSATYAVLADGPRGYRWFEDYLPLDPRITRRFAAAFTETGRGLFIGVGGAGLAQAAVATVAYVVLDVPEPLVLGLLTLVASVVPSVGTAMVWVPVAAGLWLTGRPDAAIGMAVVGVAVIGSIDNVVRPVLARRGQLDLPSVVIMISMFGGLALVGASGVVLGPLVVRLAKEAMAIAREARIADAAPHAPGHHRRPPGNGRH, encoded by the coding sequence GTGACCCAGGGCCCGCCGCGCGTGCCGCCGTGGCTCCTGATCGCCATGGTGCTGGCGGGCGCGGCGATGTTCGCGCCGTTCTGGACCTGGCTGGTGCTGGCGGTGTGGGTCGGGCAGCTGGGCCGGCGCATGGTGCCGCCGCTGACCCGCCTGACCGGCCGCAGTCAGCGGGCGGCGGCGGTGCTGACCGCGGCCTTGATCGCGCTGCTGGTCGTGCCGATCGGCCTGATCGTCGGGACGCTGATCGGCGACGCGATCGTGCTGGCGCGCCGGCTGGTAGCGTCACCCGAGGTCCGGCAGGTGTTCGAGAAGCTGGTCACCCGCGGCGCCACCGACGGCGACAGCAACGACCCATTCAAGCTGCTGGTCGAGCATGGCGACCGGGCCTGGAACCTGGTGTCGGTGGTGTTCACCGTCGCGACCAAGATGCTGCTCGGGCTGTTCGTGTTCCTGTCGGCGACCTACGCGGTCCTGGCCGACGGGCCGCGCGGCTACCGGTGGTTCGAGGACTACCTGCCGCTCGATCCGCGCATCACCCGGCGGTTCGCGGCGGCGTTCACCGAGACCGGGCGCGGGCTGTTCATCGGGGTCGGCGGCGCCGGCCTGGCCCAGGCCGCGGTCGCCACCGTCGCCTACGTCGTGCTCGACGTGCCCGAGCCGCTGGTGCTGGGCCTGCTGACCCTGGTGGCGTCGGTGGTGCCGTCGGTCGGGACCGCGATGGTGTGGGTGCCCGTGGCCGCCGGCCTGTGGCTGACCGGCCGCCCCGACGCCGCGATCGGTATGGCGGTGGTCGGGGTCGCGGTGATCGGCTCGATCGACAACGTCGTGCGGCCGGTGCTGGCGCGGCGCGGTCAGCTCGATCTGCCGTCGGTGGTGATCATGATCTCGATGTTCGGTGGGCTCGCGCTGGTCGGCGCGTCGGGCGTGGTGCTGGGCCCGCTGGTGGTGCGGCTGGCCAAGGAGGCGATGGCGATCGCGCGCGAGGCGCGGATCGCCGACGCGGCCCCCCACGCCCCAGGCCACCACCGACGCCCACCAGGCAACGGCCGCCACTGA
- a CDS encoding insulinase family protein, with amino-acid sequence MTTTTLGNGLRVTTVALPHLHTVTVAAFIKVGSRFEVPTDSGLSHFVEHMLFRGTDRYPTSLALNTAIEALGSTLHAETGRDYTLFTMGFVPEQVGAGLALLAELLARPRFGDIERERTLILEEMSEDYDEDDVEINVDDIARGLAFAEHPLGQRIIGPRANVERFADADVRRHFASFYGAANTILCVAGPVEHAPIVAAARCLEDLPRGALAEPAPAPAIPPTARWRHVRDSGSQTTLSILFRGVPEVDPAYPAFVALLRALDDGMSTRLHYQLADQQGLAYSIGAAIEPLADAALFEITSATANAKLPKLVGEILGLAGGLRDTAITAEEMVKIRTRYRYETIASLDDPSAMAGWFGGTALYYPPPALADRLAAIDAVTPDDLIATARRVIAPAGLALAAVGALSKARVGELREVITDWT; translated from the coding sequence GTGACCACGACCACCCTCGGCAACGGCCTGCGGGTGACGACGGTGGCCTTGCCGCACCTGCACACCGTGACGGTGGCGGCGTTCATCAAGGTCGGCTCGCGGTTCGAGGTGCCCACCGACAGCGGCCTGTCGCACTTCGTCGAGCACATGCTGTTCCGTGGCACCGACCGGTACCCGACCTCGCTGGCGCTCAACACCGCGATCGAGGCGCTGGGCTCGACGCTCCACGCCGAGACCGGCCGCGACTACACGCTGTTCACGATGGGCTTCGTGCCCGAGCAGGTCGGGGCCGGCCTCGCGCTCCTGGCCGAGCTGCTGGCCCGGCCGCGGTTCGGCGACATCGAGCGCGAGCGGACGCTGATCCTCGAGGAGATGAGCGAGGACTACGACGAGGACGACGTCGAGATCAACGTCGACGACATCGCCCGTGGGCTCGCCTTCGCCGAGCACCCGCTGGGCCAGCGCATCATCGGCCCGCGCGCCAACGTCGAGCGCTTCGCCGACGCCGACGTCCGCCGCCACTTCGCGAGCTTCTACGGCGCCGCCAACACGATCCTGTGCGTGGCCGGGCCGGTCGAGCACGCGCCGATCGTGGCCGCGGCCCGGTGCCTCGAGGACCTGCCGCGCGGGGCCCTGGCCGAGCCGGCGCCGGCGCCGGCGATCCCGCCGACCGCCCGCTGGCGCCACGTCCGCGACTCGGGCTCGCAGACCACGCTGTCGATCCTGTTCCGGGGCGTGCCCGAGGTCGATCCCGCCTACCCGGCGTTCGTGGCGCTCCTGCGCGCGCTCGACGACGGCATGTCGACCCGGCTGCACTACCAGCTCGCCGATCAGCAGGGCCTGGCCTACTCGATCGGCGCGGCGATCGAGCCCCTGGCCGACGCGGCGCTGTTCGAGATCACCAGCGCCACCGCCAACGCCAAGCTGCCCAAGCTGGTGGGCGAGATCCTCGGCCTGGCCGGCGGGCTGCGCGACACCGCGATCACCGCCGAGGAGATGGTCAAGATCCGCACGCGCTACCGCTACGAGACGATCGCGTCGCTCGACGATCCGTCGGCGATGGCCGGCTGGTTCGGCGGCACCGCGCTCTACTACCCGCCGCCGGCCCTGGCCGATCGCCTGGCCGCGATCGACGCGGTGACGCCCGACGATCTGATCGCGACCGCGCGCCGGGTGATCGCGCCGGCCGGCCTCGCGCTGGCCGCGGTCGGCGCGCTGTCGAAGGCCCGGGTCGGCGAGCTGCGCGAGGTCATCACCGACTGGACCTGA
- a CDS encoding response regulator, producing the protein MFKKIVIAEDDDAIAHMVSMALGDAGFLCLRAYDGDEALRLVRAHDPDLLVLDWMMPRVDGIEVARRLKSDVMWSRTPILMLTALATVEQQVEGLEAGADAYMTKPFDLREFGARARALIRATKRERDRNPTTDLPGSRAIDEHLTEVLKSGNVVAALHIDVLNFDGYADAVGFARAEDAVRALAKLVLEQARAHGDGAAFVGHLGGSDFITVVAAAQAEALATALVARIRAAKTELFGGDTGTRLPVDLAPVVAVATTADLPAGANDQLARRLGAAMRTAKQAADGGFVIWHG; encoded by the coding sequence ATGTTCAAGAAGATCGTCATCGCCGAGGACGATGACGCCATCGCCCACATGGTGAGCATGGCGCTGGGCGACGCCGGCTTCTTGTGCCTGCGCGCGTACGACGGCGACGAGGCGCTGCGGCTGGTCCGCGCCCACGATCCCGATCTGCTCGTGCTCGATTGGATGATGCCGCGCGTCGACGGCATCGAGGTCGCGCGCCGGCTCAAGAGCGACGTCATGTGGTCGCGCACGCCGATCCTGATGCTGACCGCGCTGGCCACGGTCGAGCAGCAGGTCGAGGGCCTCGAGGCCGGCGCCGACGCCTACATGACCAAGCCGTTCGACCTGCGCGAGTTCGGCGCCCGGGCCCGGGCGCTGATCCGCGCCACCAAGCGCGAGCGCGATCGCAACCCGACCACCGATCTGCCCGGGTCGCGCGCGATCGACGAGCACCTGACCGAGGTGCTCAAGAGCGGCAACGTCGTCGCGGCGCTGCACATCGACGTGCTGAACTTCGACGGCTACGCCGACGCGGTCGGCTTCGCCCGGGCCGAGGACGCGGTCCGGGCCCTGGCCAAGCTGGTGCTCGAGCAGGCCCGCGCGCACGGCGACGGCGCGGCGTTCGTCGGCCACCTCGGCGGCTCCGACTTCATCACCGTGGTCGCGGCCGCGCAGGCCGAGGCCCTGGCGACCGCGCTGGTCGCGCGCATCCGCGCCGCCAAGACCGAGCTGTTCGGCGGCGACACCGGCACGCGGCTTCCTGTGGATCTGGCGCCGGTGGTCGCGGTCGCCACGACCGCCGACCTCCCGGCCGGGGCCAACGATCAACTCGCGCGCCGCCTGGGCGCGGCGATGCGGACCGCGAAGCAGGCCGCGGACGGCGGCTTCGTGATCTGGCACGGGTGA
- a CDS encoding serine/threonine protein kinase, producing the protein MTDRRDDDGGAAEVAADAGRADTVASDADPSPSSGTPTGRASAAIAAGPGTQLGRYLLGDELGAGGMATVFRARDVELRRDVAVKVLFPHLARKPELTRRFQREARAAAGLEHANILRVYDVGTDGTAYIVMELVRGQSLRERAEADGPLLAELVAAIGALLCDALAVAHAAGVVHRDVKPANVMIADDGRLLLTDFGVARLDDDDSLVTRTGALLGTPSFMAPEQAHGPVDARADLYSVGVTLYQLVTGSLPFAGSTVKILAEAQKGAVPALRRAPAVGAPLSRLIAQLMDPDPSLRPADATIAAAALRRLVTDGGLGEPRDEVRAFAADRAGFRAARLPAVLAALTATAEAAAARGATATALATCDRLLALAPEHAAATALLARLTRRDQRRRLVIGGGVAALVVAGAGGGWLALGGRGHAPAAPAAALIDAGLIDAGRIDAAVEAAPIEAGPTDAAPIDAPTDAAPRRDAAAQLGAIPTDAAPRRDAAAQLGSVPTDAARVDAAPIDAAPRDAPALAIDAAPAPAMLTLVFDTWCDLTVDGKPRGRASRQPIALAPGRHQLACKQGLGQGAWSQDLVVGAGEVRTVEGTLLAPVVVENGLAESVRLQDHTLARGATATLRPGRVRVEIVRAGQPAALGWVTLPRVPRCTLRTSPELDCYP; encoded by the coding sequence GTGACCGATCGCCGCGACGACGACGGCGGCGCCGCCGAGGTCGCCGCCGACGCTGGCCGCGCCGACACCGTCGCCTCCGACGCCGACCCGTCGCCGTCGAGCGGCACCCCGACCGGTCGCGCCAGCGCCGCGATCGCGGCGGGCCCCGGCACCCAGCTCGGGCGCTACCTGCTCGGCGACGAGCTCGGCGCCGGCGGCATGGCCACGGTCTTCCGCGCCCGCGACGTCGAGCTGCGCCGCGACGTGGCGGTCAAGGTCCTGTTCCCGCACCTCGCGCGCAAGCCCGAGCTGACCCGGCGGTTCCAGCGCGAGGCCCGGGCCGCGGCCGGCCTCGAGCACGCGAACATCCTGCGGGTCTACGACGTCGGCACCGACGGCACGGCCTACATCGTCATGGAGCTGGTGCGCGGCCAGAGCCTGCGCGAGCGCGCCGAGGCCGACGGCCCGCTGCTCGCCGAGCTGGTGGCGGCGATCGGCGCGCTCCTGTGCGACGCGCTGGCCGTGGCCCACGCCGCCGGCGTGGTCCACCGCGACGTCAAGCCGGCCAACGTGATGATCGCCGACGACGGCCGCCTGCTCCTGACCGACTTCGGCGTGGCGCGCCTCGACGACGACGACTCGCTGGTCACCCGCACCGGCGCGCTGCTGGGCACGCCCAGCTTCATGGCGCCCGAGCAGGCCCACGGTCCGGTCGACGCCCGGGCCGACCTGTACTCGGTCGGCGTGACGCTCTACCAGCTCGTGACCGGCTCGCTGCCGTTCGCCGGCTCGACGGTGAAGATCCTGGCCGAGGCCCAGAAGGGCGCGGTGCCGGCGCTGCGCCGCGCGCCGGCGGTGGGCGCGCCGCTGTCGCGGTTGATCGCGCAGCTGATGGATCCCGACCCATCCTTGCGCCCGGCCGACGCCACGATCGCCGCGGCGGCGCTGCGGCGGCTGGTCACCGACGGCGGGCTCGGCGAGCCGCGCGACGAGGTCCGCGCGTTCGCGGCCGATCGCGCGGGCTTTCGCGCGGCGCGACTGCCGGCGGTGCTGGCCGCGCTGACCGCCACCGCCGAGGCCGCGGCCGCGCGCGGCGCCACCGCGACCGCGCTGGCCACCTGCGATCGCCTGCTCGCGCTCGCGCCCGAGCACGCCGCCGCGACCGCGCTGCTCGCGCGCCTGACCCGCCGCGATCAGCGCCGGCGGCTGGTGATCGGCGGCGGCGTCGCGGCGCTGGTGGTCGCCGGCGCGGGCGGCGGCTGGCTGGCCCTGGGCGGTCGCGGCCACGCGCCGGCGGCGCCCGCTGCGGCGCTGATCGACGCCGGGCTCATCGACGCCGGGCGGATCGACGCCGCGGTCGAGGCGGCGCCGATCGAGGCCGGGCCGACCGACGCCGCGCCCATCGACGCGCCGACCGACGCTGCGCCCCGCCGCGACGCCGCGGCGCAGCTCGGCGCGATCCCGACCGACGCCGCGCCCCGCCGCGACGCCGCGGCGCAGCTCGGCTCGGTCCCGACCGACGCCGCGCGCGTCGACGCCGCGCCCATCGACGCCGCGCCCCGCGACGCGCCCGCGCTCGCCATCGACGCCGCGCCGGCGCCCGCGATGCTCACGCTCGTGTTCGACACCTGGTGCGATCTCACCGTCGACGGCAAGCCCCGCGGCCGGGCCTCGCGCCAGCCGATCGCGCTCGCGCCGGGTCGGCACCAGCTCGCGTGCAAGCAGGGCCTCGGCCAGGGCGCGTGGAGCCAGGACCTCGTGGTCGGCGCCGGCGAGGTCCGCACGGTCGAGGGCACGCTCTTGGCCCCGGTCGTGGTCGAGAACGGCCTCGCCGAGTCGGTGCGCCTGCAGGACCACACGCTGGCGCGCGGCGCCACGGCGACGCTGCGCCCGGGTCGGGTCCGGGTCGAGATCGTCCGCGCCGGCCAGCCGGCGGCGCTGGGCTGGGTCACCCTGCCGCGGGTACCGCGCTGCACGCTGCGCACGAGCCCCGAGCTCGACTGCTATCCGTGA
- a CDS encoding carboxypeptidase regulatory-like domain-containing protein, which produces MRHRGADVATTRRTTDGRDVDFVADQPGVYEVTLDVTGGSDACPTWVGDKNVRDPGAMAGSLRLRFTPPASAGAPTQERLVVVPGGADFAAGVLAIDPGESWAIVVRDGGGAAVPAYVRLTSRATPDATIEVITSAGGGERADLATGRYDALVIPLVDDLAPAVRTNWEPALGALQVAAGTTVAGTVHDAGGGPVVGARVSIAGASDLAPSTVATTAADGTFAINWQARADATLVVAPPIATGLARLTAPLAGLDLTTPLDVRYQAGHPVVDLGGVPVRAGGALAASGHVLFALDLGVVATVTDGVTATMAEGHHRDRVAVDAAGRLAPYRATAGSGRAFVIGAPGPGAVALLDLAQPLSAIDAPASATLVGVTVDAAAAPVAGARLTATVDGDLAHLDAPTATAVAGADGRFTMALAPGATYQLAIVDPRARVAARRLAVSAIDGDLGLVTLPPAVRVRGTVRLVGQSVGLPDVGVTALCGGCAGLDRTRPLGEAVSDVAGDFAVVVPDPSAPP; this is translated from the coding sequence GTGCGCCACCGCGGCGCCGACGTCGCGACCACGCGCCGCACCACCGACGGGCGCGACGTCGACTTCGTCGCCGATCAGCCCGGCGTCTACGAGGTGACGCTCGACGTCACCGGCGGCTCGGACGCGTGCCCGACCTGGGTCGGCGACAAGAACGTGCGCGACCCCGGCGCCATGGCCGGGAGCCTGCGGCTCCGCTTCACGCCGCCGGCCAGCGCCGGCGCGCCCACCCAGGAGCGCCTGGTCGTCGTCCCCGGCGGCGCCGACTTCGCCGCCGGCGTGCTGGCGATCGATCCCGGCGAGTCGTGGGCGATCGTCGTGCGCGACGGCGGCGGCGCCGCGGTGCCGGCGTACGTCCGCCTGACCTCGCGGGCCACGCCCGACGCCACGATCGAGGTGATCACCAGCGCCGGCGGCGGCGAGCGCGCCGACCTGGCGACCGGCCGCTACGACGCGCTCGTGATCCCGCTGGTCGACGACCTGGCGCCGGCGGTGCGCACCAACTGGGAGCCGGCGCTGGGCGCGCTGCAGGTCGCGGCCGGCACGACCGTCGCCGGCACGGTCCACGACGCCGGCGGCGGCCCGGTGGTCGGCGCCCGGGTCTCGATCGCCGGCGCCAGCGATCTGGCCCCGTCGACGGTCGCCACCACCGCCGCCGACGGCACGTTCGCGATCAACTGGCAGGCCCGCGCCGACGCGACGCTCGTGGTCGCGCCGCCGATCGCCACCGGGCTCGCGCGCCTGACCGCCCCGCTGGCCGGGCTGGATCTGACCACGCCGCTCGACGTCCGCTACCAGGCGGGGCACCCGGTGGTCGATCTCGGCGGCGTGCCGGTGCGGGCCGGCGGCGCGCTGGCGGCGTCGGGCCACGTGCTGTTCGCGCTCGATCTCGGCGTGGTCGCGACCGTCACCGACGGGGTCACCGCGACGATGGCCGAGGGCCACCACCGCGATCGCGTCGCCGTCGACGCCGCCGGCCGCCTGGCGCCGTACCGCGCCACCGCTGGCAGCGGCCGGGCGTTCGTGATCGGCGCCCCCGGGCCCGGGGCGGTGGCGCTGCTCGACCTCGCGCAGCCGCTGTCGGCGATCGACGCGCCCGCGAGCGCGACCCTGGTCGGCGTCACCGTCGACGCGGCCGCCGCGCCGGTGGCGGGCGCGCGCCTGACCGCGACCGTCGACGGCGACCTCGCCCACCTCGACGCGCCGACCGCGACCGCGGTCGCCGGCGCCGACGGACGCTTCACGATGGCGCTGGCGCCGGGCGCCACCTACCAGCTCGCGATCGTCGATCCGCGCGCCCGCGTCGCCGCGCGCCGCCTGGCCGTGAGCGCCATCGACGGCGACCTCGGCCTGGTGACGCTGCCGCCGGCGGTGCGCGTGCGCGGCACGGTGCGGCTGGTCGGGCAGAGCGTCGGCCTGCCCGACGTCGGCGTGACCGCGCTGTGCGGCGGCTGCGCCGGGCTCGACCGCACCCGGCCGCTCGGCGAGGCCGTGTCCGACGTCGCCGGTGACTTCGCGGTGGTCGTCCCCGATCCAAGCGCGCCGCCGTGA
- a CDS encoding hemerythrin domain-containing protein produces MTSPVVDELQRQHAHLRALLDRCDALLADAEAGRADADALTTAVRAMARALSEHHTYEEAHLELLGDDPRHAGHHEALALGLDDPSVRALTTVLRDLREHLAREDAVLAGL; encoded by the coding sequence ATGACGTCCCCCGTCGTCGACGAGCTCCAGCGTCAGCACGCCCACCTGCGCGCGCTCCTGGATCGCTGCGACGCGCTCCTCGCCGATGCCGAGGCCGGCCGCGCCGACGCCGACGCGCTGACGACCGCGGTCCGGGCCATGGCCCGCGCGCTGAGCGAGCACCACACCTACGAGGAGGCCCACCTCGAGCTGCTCGGCGACGACCCGCGCCACGCCGGCCATCACGAGGCGCTGGCGCTGGGCCTGGACGACCCATCGGTGCGCGCGCTGACCACGGTGCTGCGAGATCTGCGCGAGCACCTCGCCCGCGAGGACGCGGTGCTCGCCGGGCTGTGA